One region of Mycolicibacterium rhodesiae NBB3 genomic DNA includes:
- a CDS encoding alpha/beta fold hydrolase encodes MTATVDGLVRLRDGRSLAYTQYGAPHGFPVVNSHGGLACRLDVAAADSIAVDAGVRLISPDRPGVGLSDPSPGRTLADWARDVEELLDHIGVDRFAAMGWSMGGQYAVAVGHFLRPRATRVAIIAGALPLTEPGVFDQLPAMDRHLTRLSQRAPWLARQWFQMMGFLPRVAPALYGRLAARALGPADAAVVAGDGFELFSRMTRDAMRQPAGAAEEYRAWMRPWGFAPEDLDMPVDIWAGAQDQLVDPSWAHRLASRIPNATLNVRDGGHFLAHLHYREIFDSLRGGSTL; translated from the coding sequence ATGACGGCCACAGTTGACGGCCTCGTCCGGCTGCGAGACGGCCGATCGCTGGCGTATACCCAGTACGGGGCGCCCCATGGCTTTCCCGTCGTCAACTCCCACGGCGGCCTCGCGTGCCGCCTCGATGTGGCGGCGGCTGATTCCATCGCCGTCGACGCCGGTGTGCGGCTGATCTCCCCCGACCGTCCCGGCGTCGGACTGTCAGATCCTTCGCCCGGGCGGACGCTGGCGGACTGGGCGCGGGATGTCGAAGAGTTGCTCGACCACATCGGCGTGGACCGTTTCGCGGCGATGGGCTGGTCGATGGGCGGCCAGTACGCCGTGGCCGTCGGACACTTTCTGCGCCCCAGGGCGACCCGGGTGGCGATCATCGCCGGGGCACTGCCGCTGACCGAGCCCGGCGTGTTCGACCAACTACCCGCGATGGATCGGCACCTCACCCGCTTGTCGCAGCGGGCGCCGTGGCTGGCACGACAGTGGTTTCAGATGATGGGATTCCTACCCCGAGTCGCCCCGGCGCTGTACGGCAGGCTCGCCGCACGAGCGCTGGGGCCAGCGGACGCCGCCGTCGTCGCGGGCGACGGCTTCGAATTGTTCTCCCGGATGACGCGCGACGCGATGCGCCAACCGGCTGGTGCGGCCGAGGAATACCGTGCCTGGATGCGGCCATGGGGGTTCGCGCCCGAAGACCTCGACATGCCCGTCGACATCTGGGCGGGAGCGCAGGATCAACTGGTCGATCCCAGCTGGGCACATCGCCTTGCGTCACGAATCCCGAACGCCACCTTGAATGTTCGTGACGGCGGTCACTTTTTGGCGCACCTGCACTACCGAGAGATTTTCGACTCGCTGCGCGGCGGGTCGACGCTCTAG
- a CDS encoding UdgX family uracil-DNA binding protein (This protein belongs to the uracil DNA glycosylase superfamily, members of which act in excision repair of DNA. However, it belongs more specifically to UdgX branch, whose founding member was found to bind uracil in DNA (where it does not belong), without cleaving it, appears to promote DNA repair by a pathway involving RecA, rather than base excision.), protein MPWQRRRPPSSTVFGAGSAAADMMLVGEQPGDQEDKAGAPFVGPAGRLLDKALAAADVERERLYVTNAVKHFKFTLPERGQRRIHKTPSRTEVVSCRPWLLAEVDAVQPDVLLLLGATAAQSLMGSTFRLTAHRGEALRLPDAGDVGWDPQVVATAHPSSVLRGRPEDREKAFEALVSDLRFAARLLAS, encoded by the coding sequence TTGCCATGGCAGCGCAGACGGCCGCCGAGTTCGACGGTGTTCGGCGCCGGGTCCGCGGCGGCCGACATGATGCTGGTCGGCGAACAGCCGGGCGATCAAGAGGACAAGGCGGGGGCGCCGTTCGTGGGGCCCGCGGGCAGGCTGCTGGACAAGGCGCTGGCCGCGGCCGACGTGGAACGGGAGCGCCTGTACGTCACCAATGCGGTGAAGCACTTCAAGTTCACGCTGCCTGAGCGCGGCCAGCGGCGAATCCACAAGACACCGAGTCGGACCGAGGTGGTGTCGTGCCGGCCGTGGCTGCTGGCCGAGGTGGACGCGGTGCAGCCCGACGTCCTGCTGTTGCTCGGCGCGACGGCTGCACAGTCGTTGATGGGCAGCACTTTTCGCCTCACAGCCCACCGCGGCGAGGCTTTACGCCTGCCCGACGCCGGCGACGTCGGGTGGGATCCGCAGGTCGTGGCGACGGCGCACCCGTCATCGGTGCTGCGCGGCCGTCCTGAGGACCGAGAGAAAGCATTCGAAGCGCTGGTATCGGATTTGCGATTCGCCGCCCGACTTCTGGCGTCCTAG
- a CDS encoding glycosyltransferase family 39 protein, translated as MADPLAVAVLAAAVSAAGAARPSFWFDEAATISASTRSLPDLWQLLHNIDAVHGLYYFFMHGWFAIVPATEFFSRFSSCLAVAVAAAGVVRLARQFSSRTVAVCAGVMFAILPRTTWAGIETRPYALTAAVAVWLMVLLLVAARRNTAVLWVAYGVALTISVVLNVFCVAMVLVHASAVAVVSEGKRSVKSFAVASSVAVVAVIPFLAFCRTQIAQVRWISPPGWHTVLEIAKEQYFDDSAPFAVVAALVLTGSLISRRFWPTDGGSRDLVKIAIAWITLPTLVLLAYSLWFEPVYYPRYLSFTSPAIALLLAISVTALTRSRQGVAAVVMVFALAATPNYLTVQRGPYAKEGMDYSAVADVIDAHASPGDCLILDNTADWAPGPIRPLTAARPSVYEKLIDPGRGQRAVDRNRLWDAHLGIWGVADSVRQCTVLWTVSERDDTVPAHESGPGLNPGPRLRRAPAYQVPHHMGFHVVERWQFSFAQVVKSTR; from the coding sequence GTGGCGGATCCGTTGGCCGTTGCTGTGCTCGCCGCCGCAGTAAGCGCGGCAGGGGCGGCGCGCCCGTCGTTCTGGTTCGACGAGGCCGCGACGATCTCCGCGTCAACGCGATCGCTACCGGACCTATGGCAGCTACTGCACAACATCGATGCGGTGCACGGCCTGTACTACTTCTTCATGCACGGCTGGTTCGCAATTGTTCCAGCCACCGAATTCTTCTCGCGATTCTCGAGTTGCCTCGCTGTTGCCGTCGCCGCGGCAGGCGTGGTGAGGCTCGCAAGGCAATTCTCGAGCCGCACGGTCGCCGTCTGCGCGGGCGTCATGTTCGCGATCCTGCCGCGCACCACTTGGGCGGGCATCGAGACCCGGCCGTATGCGTTGACCGCTGCGGTCGCGGTGTGGCTCATGGTGCTTCTCCTCGTCGCCGCACGACGAAACACGGCGGTGCTCTGGGTTGCGTACGGCGTGGCGCTGACGATCTCGGTCGTGCTCAATGTGTTCTGCGTTGCGATGGTGCTCGTGCATGCCAGTGCCGTGGCCGTGGTCTCCGAGGGCAAGCGATCCGTGAAGTCGTTTGCGGTCGCTTCGTCGGTCGCCGTGGTTGCGGTGATCCCGTTCCTCGCGTTCTGCCGCACGCAGATCGCCCAAGTCCGTTGGATCTCGCCGCCCGGATGGCACACGGTCTTGGAAATCGCCAAGGAGCAGTACTTCGATGACAGCGCGCCGTTCGCCGTTGTCGCCGCACTGGTGCTGACCGGGTCGCTGATATCGCGCCGCTTCTGGCCGACCGACGGCGGAAGCAGAGATCTCGTGAAGATCGCCATCGCATGGATCACGCTGCCCACGTTGGTGCTCCTGGCGTACTCGCTGTGGTTCGAACCGGTCTACTACCCCCGCTACCTCTCCTTCACCTCACCGGCGATAGCACTGTTGCTCGCAATCAGCGTCACGGCATTGACCCGGTCGCGACAGGGAGTCGCTGCGGTCGTGATGGTGTTCGCGCTGGCGGCCACACCGAACTATCTGACGGTCCAGCGCGGTCCTTACGCCAAGGAAGGGATGGATTACAGCGCCGTCGCCGACGTCATCGACGCACACGCCTCCCCCGGTGATTGTCTGATCCTCGACAACACGGCCGACTGGGCACCGGGACCGATCCGGCCGTTGACGGCGGCGCGCCCCTCGGTCTACGAGAAATTGATCGATCCGGGTCGGGGGCAACGAGCGGTGGATCGAAATCGACTGTGGGACGCCCACCTCGGGATCTGGGGCGTCGCCGACAGTGTCCGCCAATGCACGGTCTTGTGGACGGTGTCTGAACGCGACGACACGGTGCCCGCTCACGAAAGCGGACCGGGCCTGAACCCGGGCCCGCGACTGCGGCGGGCGCCGGCGTATCAGGTGCCGCACCACATGGGCTTCCATGTCGTCGAGCGCTGGCAGTTCAGCTTCGCGCAGGTGGTCAAGTCGACGCGGTAG
- a CDS encoding universal stress protein, which translates to MSGYTTIVVGTDGSDSSLRAVEKAGQIAAGSGAKVVVATAYFPQSEDQRAADVLKDEGYKMSGNAPIYAILREAKERAIQAGAKTVEEKAVVGAPVDALVDLAEEVKADLVVVGNVGLSTIAGRLLGSVPANVARRSKTDVLIVHTTP; encoded by the coding sequence ATGAGCGGCTACACGACCATCGTTGTCGGCACAGACGGATCGGATTCGTCACTGCGCGCGGTGGAGAAGGCCGGCCAGATCGCCGCAGGGTCAGGCGCCAAGGTCGTCGTCGCGACGGCGTACTTCCCTCAGAGCGAGGATCAGCGCGCCGCTGACGTCCTCAAGGACGAGGGTTACAAGATGTCGGGCAACGCCCCGATCTACGCGATCCTGCGTGAGGCCAAGGAGCGTGCGATTCAGGCCGGCGCGAAGACCGTCGAGGAGAAGGCGGTCGTCGGCGCGCCGGTGGACGCCCTGGTTGATCTCGCTGAGGAAGTGAAGGCCGATCTGGTCGTAGTCGGCAATGTCGGCCTGTCCACCATCGCGGGCCGGTTGCTCGGGTCGGTGCCCGCCAACGTCGCGCGCCGCTCTAAGACCGACGTGCTGATCGTGCACACCACGCCGTAA
- the lnt gene encoding apolipoprotein N-acyltransferase has translation MTAGALLALAFPAPSWWWLAWVGLVPLLFVIRAASTAAQGGIRAWIGMAGFVLVTQYWLWPSSGPLLVGLAVVLGALWFPWGWAAHRLLSGHITTPRALTAVVVLPSAWVIAETVRSWHRLGGPWGLLGASQWNQPMTLATASLGGVWLVSFLTVAVNTAVVGAILLRSWRAAALPAVLAVLGPAWFWCGPVPAPGATVRVALVQPGDIAESAPRQAASEALTETLVGRRIDLVVWGESSVGVDLSSHPDTVERLVELRRRVGADLLVNVDARAPEGGIYKSSVLIGPDGVRGAYAKTRLVPFGEYVPLRPLLDWATRHTKAAGEDRRRGDGPVVLQADSVAIGPMISFETTFSDLPRRVVRLGAQLLAYQSSTSSYQGSWAQPQLASMAAVHAVEVGRPAVHAGLSGVSTAFDARGRSLGRLPAHDRGVLVLDVPLGSRTTLYDELGDWPIVLAALVFTAWCARSARRS, from the coding sequence CTGACCGCCGGTGCCTTGCTTGCCCTCGCGTTCCCGGCCCCCTCTTGGTGGTGGCTGGCGTGGGTGGGGCTGGTTCCGCTGCTGTTCGTCATCCGCGCAGCATCCACTGCGGCGCAGGGCGGCATCCGCGCCTGGATCGGAATGGCCGGTTTCGTGCTGGTCACCCAATACTGGCTCTGGCCGAGCTCGGGTCCCCTGCTCGTCGGGCTGGCGGTCGTTCTCGGCGCACTGTGGTTTCCGTGGGGATGGGCTGCACACCGGCTGCTCTCCGGGCACATCACCACCCCGCGGGCGCTGACGGCGGTCGTCGTACTCCCCTCCGCCTGGGTGATCGCAGAGACCGTGCGGTCGTGGCACCGCCTCGGCGGACCGTGGGGCCTGCTCGGCGCGTCGCAATGGAACCAGCCGATGACGCTCGCGACCGCCTCGTTGGGCGGGGTATGGCTGGTCAGCTTTCTGACAGTGGCCGTCAACACCGCGGTCGTGGGAGCGATACTGCTGCGCTCCTGGCGCGCGGCTGCGCTACCGGCCGTGCTTGCGGTCCTCGGTCCGGCCTGGTTCTGGTGCGGTCCGGTGCCTGCGCCGGGAGCGACGGTACGGGTCGCACTCGTCCAGCCCGGCGATATCGCCGAGTCGGCGCCGCGTCAGGCGGCGAGTGAGGCGTTGACCGAAACGTTGGTGGGCCGGCGGATCGATCTCGTGGTTTGGGGCGAGAGCAGCGTGGGCGTCGACCTGTCGAGCCATCCGGACACCGTGGAGCGCTTGGTCGAACTTCGTCGGCGAGTCGGCGCGGACCTGCTGGTCAACGTGGATGCGCGCGCCCCGGAGGGCGGGATCTACAAGTCGTCGGTGCTCATCGGACCCGATGGGGTGCGCGGCGCTTATGCCAAGACACGGCTGGTGCCCTTCGGTGAATATGTCCCGCTGCGGCCGCTGCTCGACTGGGCGACCCGCCATACCAAAGCCGCCGGCGAGGACCGTCGACGCGGTGACGGACCCGTGGTGCTGCAAGCGGACTCGGTAGCCATTGGGCCGATGATCAGCTTCGAGACCACGTTCTCCGACCTGCCGCGCCGCGTGGTGCGTCTCGGTGCCCAGTTGCTGGCGTATCAGAGTTCGACGTCGAGTTACCAGGGCAGCTGGGCGCAGCCGCAGCTGGCGAGCATGGCGGCGGTGCACGCCGTCGAGGTGGGCCGTCCGGCGGTGCATGCCGGGTTGTCCGGCGTCAGTACTGCGTTCGACGCGCGCGGACGCAGTCTGGGCCGCCTGCCCGCGCATGATCGCGGCGTGTTGGTCCTCGACGTACCGCTCGGGTCGCGCACGACCCTCTACGACGAACTCGGCGATTGGCCGATTGTGTTGGCGGCGTTGGTCTTTACGGCGTGGTGTGCACGATCAGCACGTCGGTCTTAG
- a CDS encoding fructose bisphosphate aldolase: MNQDQLKKAQSGAGFIAALDQSGGSTPKALKLYGVSEDAYSGDEQMFDLVHEMRTRIITSPAFNGDRIMGAILFEMTMDRQVEGRPTADYLWNVKNIVPFLKIDKGLNDEQDGAQTMKPMPGLDELLDRAVANGVFGTKERSVIKLPGAGLDAVVAQQFEVGQQVLAKGLVPIIEPEVDIKSPKKAEAEDQLNAALLAGVNALGDDQKVMLKLTLPDTDNLYSELVDHPKVLRVVALSGGYNRDEACEKLARNNGVIASFSRALTEGLTAQQSDEEFNSTLDAAIGSIAKASAT; the protein is encoded by the coding sequence GTGAATCAGGATCAGTTGAAGAAGGCTCAGAGCGGTGCCGGTTTCATCGCCGCGCTTGACCAGAGCGGCGGCAGCACCCCCAAGGCGTTGAAGCTGTACGGCGTCAGCGAGGACGCCTATTCCGGTGACGAGCAGATGTTCGACCTGGTCCACGAGATGCGGACCCGCATCATCACCAGCCCGGCCTTCAACGGCGATCGCATCATGGGCGCGATCCTGTTCGAGATGACGATGGACCGCCAGGTCGAGGGTCGTCCCACCGCCGACTACCTGTGGAACGTCAAGAACATCGTGCCGTTCCTCAAGATCGACAAGGGTCTGAACGACGAGCAGGACGGCGCGCAGACCATGAAGCCGATGCCCGGGCTGGACGAGCTGCTGGATCGGGCGGTCGCCAACGGCGTCTTCGGCACCAAGGAGCGCTCGGTCATCAAGCTGCCGGGTGCGGGCCTGGACGCCGTGGTCGCCCAGCAGTTCGAGGTGGGCCAGCAGGTCCTCGCGAAAGGCCTGGTGCCGATCATCGAACCCGAGGTCGACATCAAGAGCCCGAAGAAGGCCGAGGCCGAGGACCAGCTCAACGCCGCGCTGCTGGCCGGGGTCAACGCACTCGGCGACGACCAGAAGGTCATGCTCAAGCTGACGCTGCCCGACACCGACAATCTCTACTCCGAGCTCGTCGATCATCCGAAGGTGTTGCGCGTGGTCGCGCTCTCCGGCGGCTACAACCGCGATGAGGCCTGCGAGAAGCTGGCCCGCAACAACGGCGTCATCGCGAGCTTCTCGCGCGCGCTCACCGAGGGTCTGACCGCGCAGCAGAGCGACGAGGAATTCAACTCCACTCTCGACGCGGCGATCGGGAGCATCGCCAAGGCATCCGCTACCTGA
- a CDS encoding cytochrome P450, with product MTSILHRTPIARRENGVPPPHVPLADIDLASLDFWARDDDIRDGAFATLRRESPITFFEVADFPGFPAGAGHWALTRFDDIHHASRHPEIFSSIPTSTSLNEVAPEVAEFTGSMINLDDPRHTWLRKIVNRAFTPKVLARIEGSVRDRARTIVTDMVANHHDGRADFVAEAAGLLPLQVICDMMGIPEEDEEKVFHWTNVMLGFGDDEVSGDFDAIMVVVNEIVDYAMRLAEERRANPGDDLTTSLVQAEVDGVRLTSSEYASFFILLSAAGNETTRNAISHGMVALSRYPEERQKWWNDFDGVAATAVEEIVRWASPVIFMRRNLTQDIELRGIEMKSGDKVSLWYNSGNRDEAKFANPWLFDVTRDPNPHIGYGGGGAHFCLGANLARREIRVMFDELRRQIPDVVAVEEPAILHSAFIHGIKRLPVAWTP from the coding sequence ATGACGTCGATACTGCACCGCACGCCGATCGCACGACGCGAGAACGGCGTACCACCTCCCCACGTCCCTCTGGCCGACATCGACCTCGCATCGCTGGATTTCTGGGCGCGTGACGACGACATTCGCGACGGGGCGTTCGCTACCTTGCGGCGCGAATCGCCGATCACCTTCTTCGAGGTAGCGGACTTCCCAGGTTTCCCGGCGGGCGCCGGCCACTGGGCCCTCACCAGGTTCGACGACATTCACCACGCCAGTCGTCACCCAGAGATCTTCAGTTCCATCCCGACCAGCACGTCGCTGAACGAAGTGGCGCCCGAGGTCGCCGAGTTCACCGGATCGATGATCAACCTCGATGATCCCCGACACACTTGGTTACGCAAGATCGTCAACCGCGCGTTCACGCCCAAGGTGCTGGCCCGCATCGAGGGCAGCGTGCGCGATCGGGCGCGAACGATCGTGACCGATATGGTCGCCAACCATCACGACGGCCGGGCCGACTTCGTCGCCGAGGCTGCCGGACTGCTGCCGTTGCAGGTCATCTGCGACATGATGGGCATTCCTGAAGAGGACGAGGAGAAGGTCTTCCACTGGACCAACGTGATGTTGGGTTTCGGCGACGACGAAGTGTCGGGCGACTTCGACGCCATCATGGTGGTGGTGAACGAAATCGTGGACTACGCCATGCGTCTCGCCGAGGAACGGCGAGCCAATCCCGGCGACGACCTCACCACCAGCCTGGTGCAGGCCGAGGTCGACGGGGTGCGGCTCACGTCAAGCGAGTACGCATCGTTCTTCATACTGCTCTCGGCTGCCGGCAACGAGACCACCCGCAACGCCATCAGCCACGGCATGGTCGCACTGTCCCGCTACCCCGAGGAACGCCAGAAGTGGTGGAACGACTTCGACGGCGTGGCCGCTACCGCCGTGGAGGAGATCGTCCGGTGGGCATCTCCGGTTATCTTCATGCGGCGCAACTTGACTCAGGACATCGAGCTGCGCGGCATCGAGATGAAGTCGGGGGACAAGGTGTCCCTGTGGTACAACTCGGGCAACCGTGACGAGGCCAAGTTCGCCAATCCGTGGCTGTTCGATGTGACGCGAGATCCCAACCCGCACATCGGGTATGGGGGCGGTGGCGCCCACTTCTGCCTGGGTGCGAATCTGGCGCGACGCGAGATCCGGGTGATGTTCGACGAGTTGCGCCGCCAGATACCCGACGTGGTCGCAGTCGAGGAACCAGCGATACTGCACTCGGCGTTCATACACGGCATCAAGCGGTTACCGGTCGCCTGGACGCCCTGA